A window from Chroicocephalus ridibundus chromosome 11, bChrRid1.1, whole genome shotgun sequence encodes these proteins:
- the LOC134521867 gene encoding collagen alpha-1(XXIII) chain-like isoform X2: protein MVFPRLNHGFLANDQLVFSRRVLKGDQGRDGATGPPGPPGPPGARGPPGDTGKDGPRGPPGPPGFKGEPGEDGLLGARGPPGPKGEPGIQGKKGDDGIPGEPGLMGPKGEKGSVGPKGENGTDGLPGPKGEPGEKGGIGSIGPRGPPGLKGEQGDTVVIDYDGRILDALKGSPGPPGPPGPQGAPGPKGELGLPGPPGLDGEKGPKGAKGDQGSEGIMGQKGETGEMGLSGPPGAEGPKGDRGEKGDTGSPCLQNNHIIPEPGPPGLPGPMGPPGIQGPKGLDGAKGEKGDSGEKGDHGDPGPAGLPGAPGLIGLPGTKGEKGKPGEPGLDGFPGLRGEKGERSERGEKGERGIPGRKGAKGQKGEPGPPGLDQPCPVGDRSMAGSKGDPGVPALVGVSVPCPLVRYLLACFLAWLVCVSAVAKPHPKEQIPPGRGRTQGSRAGTRRFTSALREVSVSSGRSRRR from the exons ATGGTTTTTCCCCGGCTCAATCACGGATTTCTGGCTAACGATCAGCTTGTCTTTAGCCGGCGAGTGCTGAAG GGTGATCAAGGTCGAGATGGAGCCACTGGTCCCCCTGGTCCGCCAGGACCCCCAGGTGCCCGGGGGCCTCCTGGCGACACGGGAAAAGATGGCCCAAGAGGACCTCCAGGCCCCCCT ggCTTCAAAGGCGAGCCGGGAGAGGACGGCCTCCTG GGTGCCAGGGGACCTCCAGGACCAAAG GGTGAGCCCGGCATCCAAGGGAAAAAg GGTGATGATGGGATCCCCGGGGAACCAGGACTTATGGGCCCGAAG ggagagaaaggaagcgTGGGTCCCAAGGGAGAGAACGGCACAGATGGCTTGCCAGGACCCAAG ggtgAACCTGGTGAGAAGGGAGGAATCGGCTCCATCGGACCCCGG GGTCCCCCCGGCCTGAAAGGGGAGCAGGGCGACACTGTAGTGATCGACTATGACGGCCGAATCCTGGATGCGCTCAAG GGTTCGCCAGGTCCCCCAGGGCCACCGGGCCCCCAAGGTGCTCCAGGTCCCAAG ggagagctgggcTTGCCGGGTCCACCTGGGCTGGATGGTGAAAAG GGTCCCAAAGGAGCAAAGGGTGACCAGGGCAGCGAGGGGATCATGGGACAGAAGGGAGAGACAGGAGAAATGGGCTTATCAGGTCCACCG GGAGCAGAAGGGCCAAAAGGcgacagaggagaaaaaggagacactgggTCACCGTGTTTGCAGAATAATCAC ATCATACCTGAGCCCGGACCCCCCGGATTACCCGGCCCCATG GGTCCTCCAGGAATCCAGGGACCTAAA GGCTTGGATGgtgcaaagggagaaaaaggtgaCAGCGGTGAGAAGGGGGACCATGGCGACCCTGGACCCGCT GGTCTCCCCGGCGCTCCAGGGCTCATCGGTTTACCCGGTACCAAAGGAGAGAAG GGAAAGCCAGGAGAGCCAGGATTGGAT GGTTTCCCAGGtctcagaggagagaaaggagagagaagcgAAAGGGGCGAGAAG GGTGAGCGAGGAATACCGGGGAGAAAAGGAGCCAAAGGGCAGAAGGGGGAACCAGGTCCCCCCGGACTGGATCAGCCTTGTCCCGTG GGAGACCGTAGCATGGCAGGCAGCAAAGGGGACCCAGGTGTACCAGCCCTGGTGGGGGTGAGCGTGCCCTGCCCGTTGGTACGGTATCTGCTCGCTTGCTTTCTTGCATGGCTTGTGTGTGTTTCTGCTGTGGCCAAGCCCCATCCCAAGGAGCAAATCcctccagggagaggaaggacacaaggcagcagagctggaacaAGGCGTTTCACTTCGGCACTCAGGGAAGTGAGTGTAAGCAGTGGGAGATCACGTAGAAGATGA
- the LOC134521867 gene encoding collagen alpha-1(XXIII) chain-like isoform X1, with translation MVFPRLNHGFLANDQLVFSRRVLKGDQGRDGATGPPGPPGPPGARGPPGDTGKDGPRGPPGPPGFKGEPGEDGLLGARGPPGPKGEPGIQGKKGDDGIPGEPGLMGPKGEKGSVGPKGENGTDGLPGPKGEPGEKGGIGSIGPRGPPGLKGEQGDTVVIDYDGRILDALKAAGIHKVMGSPGPPGPPGPQGAPGPKGELGLPGPPGLDGEKGPKGAKGDQGSEGIMGQKGETGEMGLSGPPGAEGPKGDRGEKGDTGSPCLQNNHIIPEPGPPGLPGPMGPPGIQGPKGLDGAKGEKGDSGEKGDHGDPGPAGLPGAPGLIGLPGTKGEKGKPGEPGLDGFPGLRGEKGERSERGEKGERGIPGRKGAKGQKGEPGPPGLDQPCPVGDRSMAGSKGDPGVPALVGVSVPCPLVRYLLACFLAWLVCVSAVAKPHPKEQIPPGRGRTQGSRAGTRRFTSALREVSVSSGRSRRR, from the exons ATGGTTTTTCCCCGGCTCAATCACGGATTTCTGGCTAACGATCAGCTTGTCTTTAGCCGGCGAGTGCTGAAG GGTGATCAAGGTCGAGATGGAGCCACTGGTCCCCCTGGTCCGCCAGGACCCCCAGGTGCCCGGGGGCCTCCTGGCGACACGGGAAAAGATGGCCCAAGAGGACCTCCAGGCCCCCCT ggCTTCAAAGGCGAGCCGGGAGAGGACGGCCTCCTG GGTGCCAGGGGACCTCCAGGACCAAAG GGTGAGCCCGGCATCCAAGGGAAAAAg GGTGATGATGGGATCCCCGGGGAACCAGGACTTATGGGCCCGAAG ggagagaaaggaagcgTGGGTCCCAAGGGAGAGAACGGCACAGATGGCTTGCCAGGACCCAAG ggtgAACCTGGTGAGAAGGGAGGAATCGGCTCCATCGGACCCCGG GGTCCCCCCGGCCTGAAAGGGGAGCAGGGCGACACTGTAGTGATCGACTATGACGGCCGAATCCTGGATGCGCTCAAG GCTGCAGGGATACACAAAGTGATG GGTTCGCCAGGTCCCCCAGGGCCACCGGGCCCCCAAGGTGCTCCAGGTCCCAAG ggagagctgggcTTGCCGGGTCCACCTGGGCTGGATGGTGAAAAG GGTCCCAAAGGAGCAAAGGGTGACCAGGGCAGCGAGGGGATCATGGGACAGAAGGGAGAGACAGGAGAAATGGGCTTATCAGGTCCACCG GGAGCAGAAGGGCCAAAAGGcgacagaggagaaaaaggagacactgggTCACCGTGTTTGCAGAATAATCAC ATCATACCTGAGCCCGGACCCCCCGGATTACCCGGCCCCATG GGTCCTCCAGGAATCCAGGGACCTAAA GGCTTGGATGgtgcaaagggagaaaaaggtgaCAGCGGTGAGAAGGGGGACCATGGCGACCCTGGACCCGCT GGTCTCCCCGGCGCTCCAGGGCTCATCGGTTTACCCGGTACCAAAGGAGAGAAG GGAAAGCCAGGAGAGCCAGGATTGGAT GGTTTCCCAGGtctcagaggagagaaaggagagagaagcgAAAGGGGCGAGAAG GGTGAGCGAGGAATACCGGGGAGAAAAGGAGCCAAAGGGCAGAAGGGGGAACCAGGTCCCCCCGGACTGGATCAGCCTTGTCCCGTG GGAGACCGTAGCATGGCAGGCAGCAAAGGGGACCCAGGTGTACCAGCCCTGGTGGGGGTGAGCGTGCCCTGCCCGTTGGTACGGTATCTGCTCGCTTGCTTTCTTGCATGGCTTGTGTGTGTTTCTGCTGTGGCCAAGCCCCATCCCAAGGAGCAAATCcctccagggagaggaaggacacaaggcagcagagctggaacaAGGCGTTTCACTTCGGCACTCAGGGAAGTGAGTGTAAGCAGTGGGAGATCACGTAGAAGATGA